A portion of the Simkania negevensis Z genome contains these proteins:
- a CDS encoding helix-turn-helix domain-containing protein: MKEYLFKRNIPPKKFASDLRISVSYLYQLLRGERKPSPELAQKIEAYTEGEVTALQLLGIEQELEGQTLAEKYEKRLCNLEETIEKIEDTLMQMEWRISELEL; this comes from the coding sequence ATGAAAGAATACCTTTTTAAACGGAACATTCCACCCAAGAAGTTTGCTAGTGATTTAAGGATTTCCGTCTCTTACCTGTATCAACTTCTTCGTGGCGAAAGAAAACCTTCTCCCGAACTTGCCCAAAAAATCGAAGCCTATACAGAAGGAGAAGTCACAGCTTTGCAACTGCTAGGCATTGAACAAGAACTTGAAGGTCAAACGCTTGCCGAAAAATATGAAAAGCGTCTTTGCAATCTTGAGGAAACCATTGAAAAAATCGAAGACACATTAATGCAAATGGAATGGCGAATTTCAGAACTCGAGCTGTAG
- a CDS encoding putative quorum-sensing-regulated virulence factor: protein MAKRPIFYDTETTGVKPDKDRIIEIAAFDPELNRTFEALINPEIPIPEEATAVHNITNEMVKDAPTFKQVGVDFASFCSGEVVLIAHNNDAFDLPFIRSEFERNELTLPKWPYIDSLKFSRKYRPDLPRHSLQHLREYHGFPANNAHRALDDVIVLHQVFSEMIDDLTMDTILELMSEKQVLRHMPFGKHRGKPLKEIPPDYVRWLHENGALDKPDNQELKDAFSKLGMIPN, encoded by the coding sequence ATGGCTAAACGACCCATTTTTTATGACACAGAAACAACTGGTGTGAAACCCGATAAAGACCGGATCATCGAAATTGCTGCCTTTGACCCAGAATTGAATCGCACATTCGAAGCGCTCATTAACCCCGAAATACCCATTCCCGAAGAAGCAACTGCCGTTCACAACATTACCAATGAAATGGTGAAAGATGCTCCTACTTTCAAACAAGTTGGGGTGGACTTCGCTTCATTCTGCAGTGGAGAAGTGGTCCTTATTGCGCATAATAATGATGCTTTTGACCTCCCATTCATCCGTAGTGAATTTGAGCGTAATGAACTCACACTCCCAAAATGGCCCTACATCGATTCTCTCAAATTTTCCCGAAAATACCGCCCTGATCTTCCTCGCCACTCGCTCCAACACCTAAGAGAGTATCATGGATTTCCTGCCAACAATGCCCACCGCGCACTTGATGATGTGATCGTTCTACATCAAGTCTTTAGCGAAATGATCGATGACTTGACAATGGATACAATTTTAGAGCTCATGAGTGAAAAACAGGTGCTACGTCACATGCCTTTTGGCAAACATCGGGGCAAACCTCTCAAAGAAATCCCACCAGACTATGTCCGCTGGCTTCATGAAAACGGCGCCCTCGATAAGCCTGATAACCAAGAGCTCAAAGACGCCTTTTCAAAACTTGGAATGATTCCTAACTAG
- a CDS encoding acetyl-CoA carboxylase carboxyltransferase subunit alpha: protein MKNTMLDHEKQIRDYERTIAQLKEQNKVNGIWTDEEIVKLENKLEKLKHQVYSHLTPWERVMICRHAQRPRSVDYIKNLCESFTEIFGDRLFRDDHSIVTGLAMIGGKKFVIIAQEKGCDTDSRLFRNFGMPHPEGYRKALRAMKLAEKFHLPVLSFLDTPGAYPGLTAEERGQGVAIATNLLEMARLKTPVIIVLIGEGCSGGALGMGVGDIVGMLEHAYYSVISPEGCASILWHDAAKNEIAAEALRMHAEDLLEFGVIDKIIEEPQGGAHHNPKVVYENVKKFILKERERLTKIPLDELLESRYQKFRKLGAISIAETSQ, encoded by the coding sequence ATGAAAAATACAATGTTAGACCATGAAAAACAAATCCGTGACTATGAGCGTACTATTGCCCAACTCAAAGAGCAAAACAAAGTCAACGGCATTTGGACCGATGAAGAGATTGTTAAACTCGAGAACAAGCTCGAAAAGCTCAAACACCAAGTTTACTCACACCTTACTCCATGGGAGCGGGTGATGATCTGTCGCCATGCCCAGCGGCCTCGATCTGTTGACTACATCAAAAATCTCTGCGAAAGCTTTACCGAAATCTTTGGCGACCGTTTATTTCGCGATGATCACTCGATTGTCACAGGTTTAGCTATGATTGGGGGCAAAAAGTTCGTAATTATTGCTCAAGAAAAAGGATGTGATACCGATAGTCGTCTCTTCCGCAACTTTGGAATGCCTCATCCGGAAGGATACCGAAAGGCATTGCGAGCAATGAAACTTGCGGAAAAGTTCCACCTCCCTGTTCTTTCATTTCTGGACACTCCCGGAGCTTATCCCGGGTTGACAGCTGAAGAGCGTGGGCAAGGTGTCGCCATTGCGACAAACCTCCTTGAAATGGCCCGTCTAAAAACTCCTGTCATTATCGTTCTTATTGGAGAAGGATGCTCTGGTGGAGCACTTGGAATGGGAGTCGGTGATATAGTAGGGATGCTAGAGCATGCTTACTATTCGGTTATTTCTCCTGAGGGATGTGCCTCAATTCTTTGGCACGATGCAGCCAAAAACGAAATAGCAGCCGAAGCGTTAAGAATGCACGCTGAAGATCTCCTCGAATTTGGGGTGATCGACAAAATTATCGAAGAGCCGCAGGGTGGAGCACATCACAATCCAAAAGTTGTCTACGAAAATGTGAAAAAATTCATCTTAAAAGAGCGTGAAAGGCTAACTAAAATTCCTTTAGATGAACTACTTGAATCCCGCTATCAAAAGTTTCGCAAACTGGGAGCAATTTCTATTGCTGAGACTTCCCAATAA
- a CDS encoding Lpg1974 family pore-forming outer membrane protein, with product MQFKFLLFFLFPIALVAEMQQEPSPVPNMPPKDATRSARTCHDLNGVYVTGDFLYWKARNDDLVYVVQVTPTVGQTLTTFIARPIEIDFEYKPGFRVGIGGDLPWNGWDLNLNWTRFSFGISSTKTSSVADLSLNIGGFDSIFFGRRGKIHWDFNYNSLEFDFGRRAFLDSSWIIRPSFGLKAVWFDNKNKLDLYEVESFNPNGAGLPGVDEYAKSEIDVSGIGPFVSFYGKWNWIYGLGIAGQVSGSILWYDIDENAKTLRNELQNLTVRQSFGQLKFSTHRVRPYVQLFLGIDWEWCFIPKWLSAQLALGYEAQYFWAMLVDPINNRDDVPTSFDGLTFKARLDF from the coding sequence ATGCAGTTTAAATTTCTCCTATTTTTTCTCTTCCCAATCGCTCTTGTTGCAGAAATGCAACAAGAACCTTCCCCTGTTCCAAACATGCCCCCCAAAGATGCGACACGCAGTGCAAGAACTTGTCATGATTTAAATGGTGTGTATGTGACAGGAGATTTTCTATACTGGAAAGCTAGAAACGATGATCTAGTTTATGTTGTGCAAGTCACTCCTACTGTCGGACAGACGCTTACAACATTTATTGCTCGCCCAATCGAAATTGACTTTGAATATAAACCAGGGTTCAGAGTAGGAATTGGAGGCGATTTACCTTGGAATGGTTGGGATCTCAATCTTAACTGGACTCGGTTTAGCTTTGGCATTTCCTCGACTAAAACATCGAGTGTTGCAGATTTGTCGTTAAATATAGGAGGTTTTGACAGTATTTTCTTTGGACGAAGAGGGAAAATCCACTGGGATTTTAACTACAATTCTCTAGAATTTGATTTTGGTAGACGTGCATTTTTAGATTCTTCTTGGATTATCCGCCCTTCATTTGGCCTTAAAGCAGTTTGGTTTGATAATAAAAATAAACTAGATCTCTATGAAGTCGAATCATTTAATCCAAATGGAGCAGGGTTGCCTGGTGTAGATGAGTACGCAAAAAGTGAAATTGACGTTTCTGGAATTGGCCCGTTTGTGAGTTTTTATGGGAAATGGAATTGGATCTATGGTCTTGGAATTGCAGGACAAGTTTCCGGCTCTATTCTATGGTATGATATCGATGAAAACGCTAAAACATTACGTAATGAGTTACAAAATCTAACGGTTAGACAAAGTTTTGGACAACTTAAATTCAGCACTCATCGTGTTCGCCCTTATGTGCAGCTCTTTCTTGGGATTGACTGGGAATGGTGCTTTATTCCTAAGTGGCTTTCTGCACAGCTTGCATTAGGTTATGAGGCGCAGTATTTTTGGGCTATGCTTGTAGATCCTATTAATAATCGTGATGATGTTCCAACGTCCTTTGATGGACTCACATTTAAAGCTCGTCTTGATTTTTAA
- a CDS encoding Lpg1974 family pore-forming outer membrane protein: MKFKYFLFFLSPILLFGDFQKDAILSDAPPKDAIRSARTCHDLNGVYVTGDFLYWKVMQDELQYAARFIPTFTASLTTIDIQAKEIDFEYKPGFRIGLGGDLPWNGWDLYLSWTRLSFDISSSTTSDSADLFLITGDEGFSFLGRKAKIKWDFTYNSLEFDYGRRMFLDSSWVIRPSFGMKTVWFDQESHQSLFEVESFNPNGVGLAGANEYWRGEFDYWGIGPFASFYGKWNWVYGLGIAGQVSGAILWYDIDEKVRSFENEIDNQGPQPNVSQTLVRLNFDTHRVRPYIQAFIGLDWERCFIPKWLSAQLAIGYEVQYFWSVVVNPLGNDDIPTSFEGLTLKARIDF, translated from the coding sequence ATGAAATTTAAATATTTTCTCTTTTTCCTATCACCTATTCTTCTTTTTGGGGATTTTCAAAAAGATGCAATACTTTCAGATGCTCCTCCTAAGGATGCGATACGTAGTGCAAGAACTTGCCATGATTTAAATGGTGTGTATGTGACAGGAGATTTTCTTTACTGGAAAGTGATGCAAGATGAGCTTCAATATGCAGCACGTTTTATTCCGACATTTACCGCATCGTTGACGACTATTGATATTCAAGCGAAAGAAATTGATTTCGAGTACAAGCCTGGTTTTAGAATTGGCTTGGGGGGAGATTTACCCTGGAATGGTTGGGATCTGTATCTGAGTTGGACAAGGCTTAGTTTTGATATTTCGTCTTCTACGACATCTGATTCGGCTGATTTATTTTTGATAACTGGAGATGAAGGATTTTCATTTTTAGGGAGGAAGGCAAAAATAAAATGGGATTTTACTTATAACTCTCTTGAGTTTGATTACGGAAGACGAATGTTTTTAGATTCTTCTTGGGTTATTCGTCCTTCTTTCGGCATGAAAACTGTTTGGTTTGATCAAGAAAGTCATCAAAGTCTATTTGAAGTGGAATCATTTAATCCTAATGGAGTAGGACTCGCAGGGGCAAATGAATATTGGAGAGGAGAATTTGATTATTGGGGGATTGGTCCTTTTGCAAGTTTTTATGGGAAATGGAATTGGGTCTACGGCCTTGGAATTGCAGGACAAGTTTCAGGAGCTATTCTTTGGTATGATATCGATGAAAAAGTGCGTAGCTTCGAAAACGAGATCGACAACCAAGGGCCTCAGCCGAATGTGAGCCAGACTCTTGTGAGACTTAATTTCGATACACATCGGGTGCGCCCCTATATTCAAGCGTTTATTGGGTTAGATTGGGAGAGGTGCTTTATTCCCAAGTGGTTATCAGCACAACTTGCAATCGGATATGAAGTTCAGTATTTTTGGTCAGTTGTCGTTAACCCTCTTGGCAATGATGATATTCCAACCTCTTTTGAAGGGCTTACTTTGAAAGCTCGCATTGATTTCTAG
- a CDS encoding ABC transporter ATP-binding protein yields the protein MKLLFKAALLVHRHFLMLIFTFATLIGLTLSNQIEMFTLGVLSDTGADFFALFASKNESGAQHDHVTWQEIEHKWKEMDPDQKGVVTKEEAESYLSEQRGHNPLKQVIFKIKKTFRVEKNLKAFVLLLCFVAAFKAFFLFFSRYTTKILSIRISRDLRQRYFEHIQHMPMSFYQKYNIGTLSSRVAGDASQIAESLNSFMINYIQAPFTILTTLGVCFYLSWQLSLVIFFGLPMIVIPVIFVTRKVKRITRQLQRNQERFTSVLIDFLAGIQTVKVFAMELFSFKKYKEQNDQMAKLETKTAKYDLLTRPVLHTVTTICLATVIIVGLHLLHMKVSELVVFVGLLHLFYEPVKKFADENANIQKGVVAAERMFEVLDIHPQIQDSPDAMELKAFEKAIEFKNVWFRYEDKWILKDLSFTVKKGETVALVGGTGVGKSTIVQLIPRLYDIQKGEIEIDGKPVKSYTQKSLREQISFVPQKPFLFLDTIAANISYGCPFSKEEIIQASKRAHAHEFIKKLPQTYDTMLAETGKNFSGGQQQRLAIARALVKNAPILILDEATSSLDAVSENNIKMAIRELHGEITQILIAHRLSTIEYADRIIYLHEGEKLAEGTKEELLESCPEFRLMWETSFRSQKKLEPILS from the coding sequence ATGAAGCTTCTCTTTAAAGCCGCACTTCTTGTTCACCGACACTTTCTCATGCTGATCTTCACTTTTGCAACGTTGATCGGTTTGACCCTCTCCAATCAAATAGAGATGTTTACTCTAGGCGTTTTGTCTGATACAGGAGCAGATTTTTTTGCTCTCTTTGCCTCAAAAAATGAAAGTGGGGCCCAACATGATCATGTGACATGGCAAGAAATTGAGCACAAATGGAAGGAGATGGATCCTGATCAAAAAGGAGTGGTTACAAAAGAAGAAGCTGAGAGCTATTTATCCGAGCAACGAGGGCATAACCCCCTCAAACAGGTTATTTTTAAGATCAAAAAAACCTTTCGTGTTGAGAAAAACCTAAAAGCCTTCGTGTTACTTCTATGTTTTGTCGCAGCCTTTAAGGCTTTTTTTCTCTTTTTTAGTCGCTATACAACGAAAATTCTCTCAATTCGGATCAGTCGGGATCTAAGGCAACGCTACTTTGAGCATATTCAACACATGCCAATGAGCTTTTACCAAAAATACAATATTGGGACCTTGTCTTCTCGGGTAGCAGGAGACGCAAGCCAAATCGCCGAATCACTCAATTCTTTTATGATCAACTACATTCAAGCACCATTTACGATTTTGACCACTTTGGGAGTTTGTTTTTATCTTTCTTGGCAGCTCTCTTTGGTCATCTTTTTTGGCTTACCTATGATTGTGATTCCTGTGATTTTTGTGACGCGTAAAGTCAAACGGATCACGCGACAACTGCAACGTAATCAAGAGCGGTTTACATCAGTCCTCATCGATTTTTTAGCGGGGATTCAAACAGTTAAAGTGTTTGCTATGGAGCTCTTTTCGTTTAAGAAGTACAAAGAACAGAACGATCAAATGGCCAAGCTTGAAACCAAAACGGCAAAGTATGACTTGCTAACACGGCCCGTCTTGCACACGGTCACAACGATTTGCTTGGCAACAGTAATCATTGTAGGGCTTCACCTTCTTCATATGAAAGTGTCAGAGTTAGTTGTTTTTGTGGGTCTTTTACACCTCTTTTATGAGCCAGTGAAAAAATTTGCCGATGAAAATGCAAATATCCAAAAAGGGGTCGTTGCTGCGGAGCGGATGTTTGAAGTGCTTGACATCCACCCTCAAATCCAAGACTCACCAGATGCTATGGAGCTCAAAGCGTTTGAAAAAGCCATTGAGTTTAAGAATGTCTGGTTTCGCTATGAAGACAAATGGATTCTTAAAGATCTTAGCTTCACAGTGAAAAAAGGAGAGACTGTCGCACTCGTTGGTGGAACAGGGGTTGGAAAGTCGACAATTGTGCAGCTGATTCCACGACTTTACGACATCCAAAAAGGAGAGATAGAAATCGATGGGAAGCCTGTTAAGAGTTACACCCAAAAATCTCTGCGCGAGCAGATTTCATTTGTTCCGCAAAAACCCTTTCTTTTCTTGGACACAATTGCAGCCAATATCTCCTATGGATGTCCATTTTCCAAGGAAGAAATCATTCAGGCATCAAAAAGAGCGCATGCTCATGAATTTATTAAGAAATTGCCTCAAACGTATGACACCATGCTCGCTGAAACTGGAAAGAACTTTTCAGGAGGACAGCAGCAACGCCTTGCCATCGCACGTGCGCTTGTAAAGAACGCACCGATTCTTATTTTGGATGAAGCGACCTCATCGCTTGATGCCGTAAGTGAAAATAATATTAAAATGGCCATTCGAGAATTGCATGGTGAAATCACTCAAATTCTCATTGCACACCGCTTGTCAACTATAGAGTATGCGGACCGGATCATCTATTTGCACGAAGGAGAAAAACTTGCAGAGGGGACAAAAGAAGAGCTACTCGAAAGTTGCCCTGAGTTTCGTCTCATGTGGGAAACAAGTTTTCGATCTCAGAAAAAATTAGAACCCATCTTAAGTTAA